A genomic window from Meleagris gallopavo isolate NT-WF06-2002-E0010 breed Aviagen turkey brand Nicholas breeding stock chromosome 30, Turkey_5.1, whole genome shotgun sequence includes:
- the TMEM38A gene encoding trimeric intracellular cation channel type A has product LGELAAAFASVPVFPLFDAAYFIVSVLYLKYEPGAVEMSRKSPFASWLCAMLHCFGSYILADLLLGESPIQYFSNNSSVILATAVWYLIFFCPMNLFYKCVSFLPVKLIFVAMKEVVRVRKIAAGVHHAHHQYHHGWFIMMATGWVKGSGVALMSNFEQLLRGVWKPETNEILHMSFPTKASLYGTVLFTLQQTHWLPVSEANLIFFFTMFMIVCKVFMTATHSHASPFAPVEGFICPVFFGSVSSGHTSHHNQHGHSHEASYQPPPPVKSKEELNEGTRKRKAKKAE; this is encoded by the exons CTGGGCGAGCTGGCGGCCGCCTTCGCCTCGGTGCCCGTCTTCCCGCTCTTCGACGCGGCTTACTTCATCGTGTCCGTCCTCTACCTCAAGTACGAGCCAG GAGCTGTGGAGATGTCTCGCAAGAGTCCTTTTGCCTCCTGGCTTTGTGCCATGCTCCACTGCTTTGGAAGTTACATCCTCGCTGATCTGCTGCTCGGAGAGTCACCTATTCAGTACTTCAGTAACAACTCCAGTGTCATCCTGGCCACAGCAGTCTG GTATTTGATATTCTTCTGCCCCATGAACCTCTTCTACAAGTGTGTTAGCTTTCTGCCTGTGAAACTCATCTTTGTGGCTATGAAGGAGGTAGTCAGAGTTCGCAAAATTGCGGCCGGGGTCCACCATGCTCATCACCAATACCACCACGGCTGGTTCATCATGATGGCTACTGGATGGGTCAAAG GTTCTGGTGTTGCCTTGATGTCTAACTTTGAGCAACTGCTGCGTGGGGTCTGGAAGccagaaacaaatgaaattcttcACATGTCTTT CCCTACAAAAGCCAGTCTGTATGGCACAGTTCTTTTCACTTTGCAACAAACTCATTGGCTCCCAGTCTCTGAAGCCAACCTCATCTTCTTTTTCACCATGTTTATGATAGTTTGCAAG GTTTTCATGACGGCAACTCATTCTCACGCCTCACCTTTTGCTCCAGTGGAAGGCTTCATCTGCCCAGTTTTCTTTGGCTCTGTTTCTAGCGGACACACTAGCCATCATAATCAGCATGGGCACTCCCACGAGGCTTCCTATCAGCCACCTCCTCCTGTGAAGTCAAAAGAGGAGCTAAATGAAGGCACGAGGAAAcgaaaagcaaaaaaagctgaataa